Proteins from one Haliaeetus albicilla chromosome 4, bHalAlb1.1, whole genome shotgun sequence genomic window:
- the C4H1orf50 gene encoding uncharacterized protein C1orf50 homolog: MAAEGGEEPGGGGGPGLALVEGSAGRAARVGDPGDLVALARQVQQADDFIRANACNKLTVIAEQIRYLQEQARKVLDEANRDADLHHVACNLVKKPGNIYYMYRRESGQRYFSILSPKEWGTSPHEFLGAYKLQHDMSWTPFEDIERRDAEINILDKLLSRQAALPPCTEPNFQGLTK, translated from the exons ATGGCGGCGGAGGGCGGCGAggagcccggcggcgggggtGGTCCGGGCCTGGCCCTGGTGGAGGGCAGCGCAGGCCGCGCCGCCCGCGTCGGGGACCCCGGGGACCTGGTGGCCCTGGCCCGGCAGGTCCAGCAG GCGGACGACTTCATCCGAGCAAACGCCTGCAATAAATTGACCGTCATTGCTGAGCAGATCCGGTACTTGCAGGAGCAGGCTCGGAAG gtcTTGGATGAAGCTAACAGAGATGCTGATCTGCACCATGTGGCCTGCAACCTTGTGAAGAAGCCAGGAAACATTTACTACATGTACAGGCGGGAGAGTGGCCAGCGATACTTCTCCATCCTGTCTCCTAAG gaATGGGGGACCAGTCCCCATGAATTTCTCGGTGCCTATAAGCTCCAGCACGACATGTCCTGGACGCCATTTGAGGACATTGAGAGACGGGATGCTGAAATAAACATCCTGGACAAGCTGCTGAGCcggcaggcagcgctgcccccATGTACAGAGCCCAACTTCCAGGGCCTGACCAAGTGA
- the P3H1 gene encoding prolyl 3-hydroxylase 1, with product MALPALLLPPLVLLVLLARAATPPGPGPGPGPEPAPADLPLPAQPPDALFAAGTEAYARGDWPSVVLQMERALRARAAVRSRLVRCRLRCANATAGPVEGADPQLEPVLRDLLFFRGLLRRAACLRGCGPAAPSRYRLGDELDREFSKRSPYNYLQVAYFKMNRPAQAAAAAHTFFVANPGHQEMRQNLEYYQAMAGVREDDFTDLEAKPHLSEFRLGVRFYTEEQPAAAILHLEKALEEYFVADAECRALCEGPYDYEGYNYLEYNADLFQAITDHYMQVLSCKQGCVTELASQPGREKPLEDFLPSHFNYLQFAYYNNGNYEKAIECAKTYLLFFPNDEVMNQNLAYYTAVLGENLAGPIQPREEIQEYRQRSLMEKELLFFSYDIFGIPFVDPDTWTPEEVIPKRLREKQKAERETAARISEEIGNLMKEIETLVEEKAKESADMSKFIREGGPLVYEGASVTMNSKTLNGSQRVVVDGVLSAEECRELQRLTNAAASAGDGYRGKTSPHTPSETFYGVTVLKALKLGQEGKVPLQSAYLYYNVTEKVRHMMESYFRLEVPLHFSYSHLVCRTAIDEKQEGRSDNSHEVHVDNCILNAEALVCVKEPPAYTFRDYSAILYLNGDFEGGAFYFTELDAKTETAEVQPQCGRAVGFSSGSENPHGVKAVTKGQRCAIALWFTLDPRHSERERVQADDLVKMLFSTEEGDLLPETEPEQEPPAAVAGGKDEL from the exons ATGGCGCTGCCcgcgctgctgctgccgccgctggtgctgctggtgctgctggcgCGGGCGGCGACGccgccgggaccgggaccgggaccgggaccggaGCCGGCACCGGCCGACCTCCCGCTGCCGGCCCAGCCCCCGGACGCTCTGTTCGCCGCCGGCACCGAGGCGTACGCTCGGGGCGACTGGCCCTCCGTGGTGCTGCAGATGGAACGGGCGCTACGGGCCCGGGCGGCCGTGCGTTCCCGGTTAGTGCGGTGCCGCCTGCGCTGCGCTAACGCTACGGCCGGACCGGTGGAGGGGGCCGACCCCCAGCTCGAACCGGTGCTCCGCGACCTGCTCTTCTTCCGGGGGCTGCTGCGCCGAGCCGCCTGCCTGCGGGGCTGCGGGCCCGCCGCACCCTCCCGGTACCGACTGGGTGACGAGCTGGACCGAGAGTTCAGCAAGCGCAGCCCCTACAACTACCTCCAGGTCGCCTATTTCAAG ATGAACCGGCCGGCGCaagcagcggcggcggcgcacACCTTCTTTGTGGCCAACCCCGGGCACCAGGAGATGAGGCAGAACCTGGAGTACTACCAAGCCATGGCAGGCGTCCGTGAGGATGACTTCACCGACCTGGAGGCCAAACCCCACCTG AGCGAGTTTAGGCTGGGCGTCCGGTTTTACACAGAGGAGCAACCGGCCGCTGCCATCCTGCACCTGGAGAAGGCGCTGGAGGAATATTTTGTGGCAGACGCCGAGTGCCGCGCGCTCTGTGAGGGACCCTACGACTATGAGGGCTACAACTACCTGGAGTACAATGCGGACCTTTTCCAGGCCATCACAG ATCACTACATGCAGGTGCTAAGCTGCAAGCAGGGCTGCGTTACGGAGCTGGCCTCGCAGCCCGGCCGGGAGAAGCCTTTGGAGGATTTCCTGCCCTCGCACTTCAACTATCTCCAGTTTGCCTACTACAACA ACGGGAATTACGAAAAAGCCATTGAATGCGCCAAAACCTATTTGCTCTTCTTCCCAAACGATGAGGTGATGAACCAGAATTTGGCCTATTACACTGCCGTCCTGGGGGAAAACCTGGCAGGACCCATCCAACCTCGAGAG GAGATCCAGGAATACCGCCAGCGAAGCCTGATGGAGAAGGAGCTGCTCTTCTTCAGTTACGACATCTTCGGTATCCCCTTCGTGGACCCG GACACGTGGACACCTGAAGAGGTGATACCAAAAAGGCTGCGAGAGAAACAAAA GGCGGAGCGGGAGACGGCAGCGCGGATCTCGGAGGAGATTGGCAACCTTATGAAGGAGATCGAGACGCTGGTGGAGGAGAAGGCCAAGGAGTCTGCCGATATGAGCAAGTTCATCCGAGAAG GTGGCCCCTTGGTGTACGAAGGAGCCAGTGTCACCATGAACTCCAAGACCCTGAACGGCTCCCAGCGCGTCGTGGTGGACGGAGTCCTTTCTGCTGAGGAGTGCCGGGAGCTGCAGAGACTCACCAAC GCAGCTGCCTCGGCCGGGGACGGCTATCGTGGGAAGACATCTCCTCACACTCCCAGCGAGACCTTCTATGGCGTGACTGTCCTCAAGGCCCTCAAG CTGGGCCAGGAGGGCAAGGTCCCCCTGCAGAGCGCCTACCTCTACTACAACGTGACAGAGAAGGTGCGGCACATGATGGAGTCCTACTTCCGCCTGGAGGTCCCGCTACACTTCTCTTACTCCCACCTGGTGTGCCGCACAGCCATCGATG AGAAGCAAGAAGGCCGGAGTGATAACAGCCATGAGGTGCACGTGGACAACTGCATCCTCAACGCGGAGGCCCTGGTGTGCGTGAAGGAACCTCCAGCCTACACCTTTCGGGATTACAG CGCCATCCTCTACCTCAACGGGGACTTTGAAGGAGGAGCTTTCTACTTCACCGAGCTGGATGCCAAGACAGAGACC GCAGAGGTTCAGCCGCAGTGTGGTCGTGCCGTGGGCTTCTCCTCTGGCTCGGAGAACCCCCACGGGGTGAAAGCCGTAACCAAGGGCCAACGCTGCGCCATCGCCCTCTGGTTCACCCTGGACCCTCGACACAGCGAGCGG GAGCGTGTGCAGGCAGACGACCTGGTGAAGATGCTTTTCAGTACAGAAGAGGGAGATTTGCTGCCAGAGACGGAGCCGGAGCAGGAGCCGCCAGCTGCCGTCGCGGGGGGGAAGGACGAGCTGTGA
- the CLDN19 gene encoding claudin-19 isoform X2: MGGGARELAGYLAGLGGWVAALAAAVLPQWRQSSYAGDAIITAVGLHEGLWMSCAAQSTGQVQCRLHDSLLSLDVHIQTSRALMVISLLLGFFGIIVSVVGMKCTKVGEEDPVTKSRIAVAGGILFVLSGLCTLAAVSLYATQVTYEFFKESTVPINARYEFGSALFVGWGAASLTVLGGSLLCCSCPAKERRGQQYYRQPQPSTTREPPIKMSSSPIRGEQCL, from the exons atgggcggcggggcgcgggagCTGGCCGGGTACCTGGCGGGGCTGGGCGGGTGGGTGGCGGCGCTGGCGGCGGCCGTGCTGCCGCAGTGGAGGCAGAGCTCGTACGCCGGGGACGCCATCATTACGGCCGTGGGGCTTCACGAGGGGCTGTGGATGAGCTGCGCAGCCCAGAGCACCGGGCAGGTCCAGTGCCGCCTCCACGACTCGCTCCTCTCCCTCGACG TTCACATCCAGACCTCCCGGGCTCTCATGGTGATTTCTCTCCTCCTGGGCTTCTTCGGCATCATCGTGAGCGTGGTGGGCATGAAATGCACCAAAGTTGGCGAAGAGGATCCCGTTACCAAGAGCCGCATCGCTGTTGCTGGAGGCATCCTCTTCGTCCTCTCCG GTCTGTGCACACTGGCTGCCGTGTCCCTGTATGCAACACAGGTCACCTACGAATTCTTCAAAGAGAGCACCGTCCCCATCAACGCCAG GTACGAATTCGGCTCGGCTCTCTTCGTCGGCTGGGGGGCCGCCAGCCTCACCGTGCTGGGAGGGtccctcctgtgctgctcctgccccGCCAAAGAGCGGCGAGGACAGCAGTACTACCGACAGCCGCAGCCTTCGACGACTCGGGA ACCCCCTATAAAAATGTCTTCTTCACCCATCAGGGGAGAGCAGTGCTTATAG
- the CLDN19 gene encoding claudin-19 isoform X1, translating to MGGGARELAGYLAGLGGWVAALAAAVLPQWRQSSYAGDAIITAVGLHEGLWMSCAAQSTGQVQCRLHDSLLSLDVHIQTSRALMVISLLLGFFGIIVSVVGMKCTKVGEEDPVTKSRIAVAGGILFVLSGLCTLAAVSLYATQVTYEFFKESTVPINARYEFGSALFVGWGAASLTVLGGSLLCCSCPAKERRGQQYYRQPQPSTTRESKRGAKPVLGFPGMKLLPTSIRASPTWGSSIPAPRFWQRDAFGVQAFPCLVATQKQHCF from the exons atgggcggcggggcgcgggagCTGGCCGGGTACCTGGCGGGGCTGGGCGGGTGGGTGGCGGCGCTGGCGGCGGCCGTGCTGCCGCAGTGGAGGCAGAGCTCGTACGCCGGGGACGCCATCATTACGGCCGTGGGGCTTCACGAGGGGCTGTGGATGAGCTGCGCAGCCCAGAGCACCGGGCAGGTCCAGTGCCGCCTCCACGACTCGCTCCTCTCCCTCGACG TTCACATCCAGACCTCCCGGGCTCTCATGGTGATTTCTCTCCTCCTGGGCTTCTTCGGCATCATCGTGAGCGTGGTGGGCATGAAATGCACCAAAGTTGGCGAAGAGGATCCCGTTACCAAGAGCCGCATCGCTGTTGCTGGAGGCATCCTCTTCGTCCTCTCCG GTCTGTGCACACTGGCTGCCGTGTCCCTGTATGCAACACAGGTCACCTACGAATTCTTCAAAGAGAGCACCGTCCCCATCAACGCCAG GTACGAATTCGGCTCGGCTCTCTTCGTCGGCTGGGGGGCCGCCAGCCTCACCGTGCTGGGAGGGtccctcctgtgctgctcctgccccGCCAAAGAGCGGCGAGGACAGCAGTACTACCGACAGCCGCAGCCTTCGACGACTCGGGA GAGCAAGCGGGGAGCAAAGCCGGTGCTTGGTTTTCCCGGGATGAAGCTGCTGCCCACCTCCATCAGAGCCAGCCCAACCTGGGGCTCGAGCATCCCTGCACCCCGCTTTTGGCAGAGGGATGCTTTTGGGGTGCAAGCTTTCCCCTGCCTCGTTGCCACCCAAAAGCagcattgtttttaa